One part of the Mesorhizobium loti genome encodes these proteins:
- a CDS encoding dipeptide/oligopeptide ABC transporter substrate-binding protein → MTISRREILKAGLAAGASLAIPSVLRAQTAPMDARTVHMVKAAGLSIFDPTVTTVNMTLDHGLAIYDTLFSLDSKFMPQPQMVGKWGVSDDKKTYTFGLRDGLNWHDGTPVTAADCVASIRRWGQVKPGGKFLMARASDISKKDEKTFTIVLKEPLGLLPTLLTQSLYVMREKDADTPATEAVTANIGSGPFTFNHALAKPGSSFAYDRNEKYVPRSEPSDGLAGGKIVKVDRVIWDLIGDQQTALAALQAGEIDYVELPPADFYPVIESDPNLTLQVLDASGQVYYLRMNCLQKPFDNVKARQAVLHLVNQEAYLSVISPDPKYSSTVTSFFGDGNPVSNDENTGWFKKGGDPEKAKQLLKEAGYAGEKVVILQPTDWAEGSNTSQVLAAELQKIGVNAELAASDWGGVAARRVNKGPVNEGGWSIFITTESNSSRGDPTATESLGASGEAGWFGWPKSAEYEALRAKWADVQTIEERKALASKMQQLAWDLAGTVFLGRVVSPIARRKTLTGLIGMPELVPMWNMEKA, encoded by the coding sequence ATGACAATCTCTCGACGCGAAATCCTCAAGGCGGGTTTGGCCGCCGGAGCGTCCTTAGCGATCCCGTCAGTTCTGCGCGCGCAGACGGCGCCCATGGACGCACGGACGGTTCACATGGTGAAGGCCGCCGGCCTAAGCATCTTTGATCCCACTGTCACGACCGTTAACATGACTTTGGACCATGGCTTGGCGATTTACGATACGCTTTTCTCGCTCGACTCGAAGTTCATGCCGCAGCCGCAAATGGTCGGGAAGTGGGGCGTCTCCGACGACAAGAAGACGTATACGTTTGGGCTGCGCGACGGCCTTAACTGGCACGACGGAACTCCCGTCACCGCGGCTGACTGTGTTGCCTCGATCCGTCGATGGGGCCAAGTGAAACCTGGGGGGAAGTTTCTGATGGCGCGGGCCAGCGACATCTCCAAGAAAGACGAGAAGACATTCACGATAGTGCTCAAGGAGCCGCTGGGGCTTCTCCCCACTCTCCTGACGCAGTCCCTCTACGTCATGCGCGAGAAGGATGCAGATACACCGGCGACCGAGGCAGTGACCGCGAACATCGGATCAGGGCCTTTTACGTTCAATCATGCGCTTGCGAAACCCGGCTCGAGTTTCGCCTACGACCGCAACGAAAAATACGTGCCACGCAGCGAGCCATCTGACGGGTTGGCTGGCGGGAAGATTGTCAAGGTCGATCGTGTAATCTGGGACCTTATCGGGGACCAGCAGACCGCTTTGGCGGCCTTGCAGGCCGGCGAGATCGACTACGTTGAGCTGCCGCCCGCTGATTTTTACCCTGTGATAGAAAGTGATCCCAACTTGACGCTCCAAGTTCTCGATGCGTCGGGTCAGGTTTATTATTTACGCATGAATTGTTTGCAAAAGCCGTTTGACAATGTGAAGGCTCGCCAGGCCGTCCTCCACTTGGTCAACCAGGAGGCTTATCTAAGCGTCATTTCGCCTGACCCAAAATACAGCAGTACCGTCACTTCGTTTTTCGGGGACGGCAATCCGGTATCGAACGACGAAAATACGGGATGGTTCAAGAAGGGCGGCGATCCGGAGAAGGCGAAGCAACTCCTCAAGGAGGCTGGTTATGCAGGCGAAAAAGTTGTCATTCTGCAGCCGACGGATTGGGCAGAGGGGAGCAACACCTCGCAAGTTTTGGCGGCCGAGTTGCAGAAGATCGGCGTTAACGCCGAGCTCGCGGCGAGCGACTGGGGTGGTGTTGCAGCCCGCCGTGTCAACAAGGGTCCAGTCAACGAGGGGGGCTGGAGCATCTTTATAACAACTGAATCCAACTCCTCTCGAGGCGATCCTACAGCAACAGAGTCGCTCGGGGCTAGTGGTGAGGCAGGTTGGTTCGGCTGGCCGAAGAGCGCCGAGTATGAGGCTCTTCGCGCCAAGTGGGCCGATGTCCAGACGATCGAGGAGCGCAAGGCGCTGGCGAGCAAGATGCAGCAACTTGCTTGGGATCTCGCAGGTACAGTTTTTCTGGGTCGGGTTGTTAGCCCAATCGCACGCCGCAAGACGCTTACCGGCCTTATCGGCATGCCGGAACTTGTCCCGATGTGGAACATGGAAAAAGCCTGA
- a CDS encoding ABC-type dipeptide/oligopeptide/nickel transport system, permease component yields the protein MTSYILRRIISTVAVMAMVGIFVFLLLRLAPGDPAAIIAGKSATAEMIAGIREKLGLNDPMPVQFIRWVRDMLGGDFGTSIFAGRPVLELISQRLEPTLSLSILTMILSVSVGVSFGILAAWRTGGLVDRLLAAFSAFGYSVPVFVIGYFFIYFFAIRAHWLPVQGYVPIERGLGPWFVHLVLPTVALGLGFIAFIARVTRASMLEVLSEDYMRTAAAKGASSYAMLFHHALKNAGVPILTVIGISFAYLIGGVVLTETVFNLSGIGRLVVDAINNRDYPIIQSVLILTSGLYVVINLTVDLAYTLIDPRIRY from the coding sequence ATGACCTCTTACATCCTTCGCAGGATTATCTCGACTGTCGCCGTCATGGCGATGGTCGGGATCTTTGTCTTCCTGCTTCTAAGGCTGGCGCCGGGCGATCCGGCGGCTATCATCGCGGGCAAGTCGGCGACGGCGGAGATGATCGCCGGCATCCGGGAAAAACTCGGCCTGAACGATCCTATGCCGGTTCAGTTCATACGTTGGGTGCGCGACATGCTCGGTGGCGATTTCGGCACCTCAATCTTTGCCGGACGACCGGTCCTCGAGCTCATCTCGCAGCGGCTTGAACCGACCCTTTCCCTGTCGATCCTGACAATGATCCTTTCGGTGTCGGTCGGGGTCTCTTTCGGCATCCTTGCCGCGTGGCGAACGGGCGGGCTCGTCGACCGCCTCCTTGCGGCGTTTTCGGCATTTGGCTATTCCGTCCCGGTCTTTGTCATCGGCTACTTTTTCATATATTTCTTCGCCATCAGGGCACACTGGCTACCGGTCCAGGGATACGTGCCGATCGAGCGTGGCCTCGGGCCGTGGTTCGTGCATCTGGTCCTGCCCACCGTGGCTTTAGGCCTTGGCTTCATTGCATTCATCGCCCGGGTTACGCGGGCGAGCATGCTCGAGGTTCTGTCGGAAGACTATATGCGAACGGCCGCCGCCAAGGGCGCTTCGTCCTATGCCATGCTTTTCCACCATGCCTTGAAGAATGCGGGGGTCCCCATCCTGACCGTCATCGGCATAAGCTTCGCTTATCTGATCGGCGGAGTCGTCCTCACGGAAACGGTGTTCAACCTATCCGGTATCGGTCGTCTGGTCGTCGATGCGATCAACAACCGCGACTATCCGATCATTCAGAGTGTGCTCATTCTGACTTCGGGTTTGTACGTCGTTATCAACCTAACAGTCGATCTGGCGTACACCCTGATCGATCCCCGTATCCGGTACTGA
- a CDS encoding ABC-type dipeptide/oligopeptide/nickel transport system, permease component, with translation MSLLSAPVEAAPIGRLRISDLPRLARRHPLVLVGGGLLALLITLAIAAPLYAGDPVNMDPFKRLQPPSGEMWFGSDNLGRDVFARTIFGARISLMVGLLSAACAALAGALIGVIAGYSRSFDNVVMRVMDGLMSIPTILLAIALISLTGPGIGILIVAIAIPETPAVARLVRSVVLGVRERPYVEAALCGGACLPKVLWRHILPSTIPALMVQGATVCASAILTEAGLSFLGVGVPPEIPSWGNMIASSRLYLAIAPLTIFAPGICLAVTVLAVNLLGDGLRDLFDPRAKRRR, from the coding sequence ATGTCCCTCCTTTCCGCACCAGTTGAAGCCGCGCCGATCGGTCGGCTGCGAATATCTGACCTTCCCCGTCTTGCAAGGCGGCACCCGCTGGTTCTGGTCGGCGGCGGCCTGTTGGCGCTCCTGATCACTCTAGCGATCGCCGCCCCGCTCTATGCCGGCGACCCGGTGAACATGGATCCGTTCAAGCGCCTCCAGCCACCTTCCGGCGAGATGTGGTTCGGTAGCGACAATCTGGGCCGGGACGTCTTTGCGCGAACGATCTTCGGCGCCCGGATCTCCCTCATGGTCGGATTGCTGTCGGCGGCGTGCGCAGCTCTTGCCGGGGCTCTGATCGGTGTCATCGCCGGGTACAGCCGCAGCTTCGACAACGTCGTCATGCGGGTCATGGACGGCCTGATGTCGATCCCGACCATTCTGCTAGCGATCGCGCTCATCTCTCTGACAGGCCCCGGAATCGGCATCCTCATCGTCGCCATCGCGATCCCCGAGACGCCAGCCGTCGCGCGGTTGGTTCGTTCGGTGGTTCTGGGTGTTCGCGAGCGGCCCTATGTGGAGGCCGCACTCTGCGGCGGTGCGTGCCTGCCCAAGGTGCTGTGGCGGCATATCCTGCCGAGTACCATTCCTGCGCTAATGGTCCAGGGCGCTACTGTTTGCGCCAGTGCGATCCTGACGGAGGCGGGGCTGAGCTTCCTCGGTGTGGGCGTGCCGCCCGAGATTCCGAGCTGGGGCAACATGATCGCTAGTTCGCGCCTGTATCTCGCCATCGCCCCGTTGACGATCTTCGCCCCCGGTATCTGCCTTGCCGTCACGGTCCTTGCCGTCAACCTGCTCGGCGACGGCCTGCGCGACCTGTTCGATCCTCGCGCGAAGCGGAGGCGCTAA
- a CDS encoding ABC transporter ATPase — MQMHQTAGNDVLLDVRNLETHFYGEESVTRALGGISFQVKKGETLGVVGESGCGKSVTALSILRLLPKLSARTVGGEVRFHGRDLLELSDREMRKIRGDQIAMIFQEPMTSLNPVYTVGHQIAEAVHIHTKVSRSAAIEKAEEMLRLVRIADPERRVNNYPHEMSGGMRQRAMIAMALACSPELLIADEPTTALDVTIQAQILRLIVDLKERTGTAVMFITHDLGVVAETCQRAIVMYAGRIVEQANVIDLFARPAHPYTQGLMRSVPDPRRGRQRRLPEIPGIVPSLREPIVGCSFAPRCPFAIDICREKTPILRDVGSSHAAACWRAEEVMGA; from the coding sequence ATGCAGATGCATCAAACTGCAGGGAACGACGTGCTTCTGGATGTCCGAAATCTAGAAACGCATTTTTACGGCGAAGAGAGTGTCACCCGCGCCTTGGGCGGCATCAGCTTCCAGGTGAAGAAAGGCGAAACGCTCGGCGTCGTCGGCGAATCGGGATGCGGGAAGAGCGTCACCGCTCTCTCCATCCTTCGCCTGCTGCCGAAGCTGTCCGCGAGGACTGTCGGCGGCGAGGTCCGCTTTCACGGACGCGACCTTCTTGAGCTGTCCGATCGGGAGATGCGAAAGATCCGCGGCGACCAGATCGCCATGATCTTCCAGGAGCCTATGACGAGCCTGAACCCCGTTTATACGGTCGGCCATCAGATCGCCGAAGCCGTGCATATCCACACGAAAGTATCCCGCTCCGCTGCCATAGAGAAAGCAGAAGAGATGCTTCGTCTCGTCCGGATCGCGGATCCCGAGCGTCGCGTCAACAACTACCCGCATGAAATGTCAGGCGGGATGCGTCAGCGCGCCATGATCGCCATGGCTCTCGCCTGCTCACCGGAACTGTTGATTGCCGACGAGCCGACGACCGCGCTCGACGTCACCATCCAGGCGCAGATCTTGCGGCTCATCGTCGATCTGAAAGAGCGCACGGGAACGGCGGTCATGTTCATCACGCATGATCTTGGCGTTGTGGCCGAGACATGCCAACGCGCGATCGTGATGTATGCTGGCCGGATCGTTGAGCAAGCAAACGTGATAGATCTGTTTGCGCGTCCCGCGCACCCCTACACACAGGGCCTCATGCGATCGGTGCCTGATCCGCGGCGCGGCCGTCAGCGCCGCCTTCCGGAAATCCCTGGCATCGTGCCAAGCCTGCGCGAGCCCATTGTCGGCTGCAGCTTTGCGCCTCGCTGCCCGTTCGCGATCGACATTTGCCGCGAGAAGACACCCATCCTGCGTGATGTCGGGTCGAGCCACGCCGCCGCTTGCTGGCGCGCCGAAGAGGTGATGGGCGCATGA
- a CDS encoding oligopeptide/dipeptide ABC transporter, ATP-binding protein, with the protein MSGPLLKVENLTKHYPLGSGLFKKSIPMIRAVQDVSFTVDAGETLCIVGESGCGKSTVARLLMRLVQPTCGRVVIDGTDIAGLKKDALHAWRRRMQMVFQDPYSSLNPRLTAGQIITEPVENFERLSRKQRQALAADLLRKVGMSPEMMHRLPSELSGGQRQRLGIARALSLNPSLIIADEAVSALDVSVQAQILNLLLDLQQQMGVAFVFISHDLSVVEHIAHRVAVMYLGRIVELAPSEALFAKPVHPYTEALIAAAPVPDPTRVRLEAPVEGEVPSPINPPSGCAFHPRCPLAVERCRIDVPPLVPMADGRIVACHVRAPATGMPHQPAVVNNLAMPISAITGR; encoded by the coding sequence ATGAGTGGTCCTTTGCTGAAAGTCGAGAATCTGACCAAGCACTATCCGCTTGGCTCGGGACTCTTCAAGAAAAGCATTCCGATGATCCGGGCGGTGCAGGATGTATCCTTCACCGTCGACGCGGGGGAGACGCTTTGCATCGTCGGTGAATCCGGCTGCGGCAAGTCCACCGTGGCGCGGCTCCTGATGCGGCTCGTGCAGCCGACTTGCGGGCGCGTAGTGATCGACGGGACCGACATTGCGGGCCTCAAGAAGGACGCGCTGCACGCATGGCGCCGTCGGATGCAGATGGTCTTTCAGGATCCTTACTCGTCGCTGAACCCGCGTCTGACGGCCGGACAGATCATCACCGAACCCGTGGAGAATTTCGAGCGCCTCAGCCGGAAGCAGCGCCAGGCACTCGCCGCAGACCTTCTCCGAAAAGTCGGAATGTCGCCCGAAATGATGCACAGGCTGCCATCCGAGTTGTCGGGCGGTCAGCGGCAGCGACTCGGCATTGCACGCGCCCTGTCGCTCAACCCCTCGCTCATCATCGCCGACGAGGCAGTGTCAGCCCTCGACGTCTCGGTGCAGGCGCAGATTTTGAATCTGCTTCTGGATCTCCAGCAGCAGATGGGCGTCGCCTTCGTCTTCATCTCGCATGACCTTAGCGTCGTGGAGCATATCGCGCATCGCGTCGCGGTCATGTATCTGGGGCGGATCGTGGAGCTTGCCCCGAGCGAAGCGCTCTTCGCCAAGCCGGTCCATCCTTATACCGAGGCGCTTATCGCGGCCGCTCCGGTACCGGATCCGACCCGGGTTCGGCTTGAGGCGCCCGTCGAGGGCGAGGTGCCAAGCCCCATCAACCCGCCGAGCGGATGCGCCTTTCACCCGCGCTGCCCGCTCGCGGTCGAGCGTTGCCGCATCGACGTGCCGCCTTTGGTGCCGATGGCAGACGGGCGCATCGTGGCCTGCCATGTGCGCGCTCCGGCGACAGGAATGCCCCACCAACCGGCTGTAGTGAACAACTTAGCTATGCCAATCTCGGCAATTACCGGAAGATAG
- a CDS encoding beta-lactamase/transpeptidase-like protein encodes MGVLQFGGQSYLDGRASDPRELAWMLGAPAAADKRITFESDCFRTFPQIRWSLSHMRELMPTVNVWRGPGAPSHFARHDRTNEVDALAFTDASGRLRGFEEALFDTYTDGILVLHRGRVVYERYFGALEPYLPHACHSMTKSYAGTLAAAFLHEGILDDRKAISHYLPEMRGTAWEDATLRQVMDMQTGLAHTESYADEKSDIWAYSRACGFRPRLAGYDGPQTMCDYLQTVRKEGTHGETFDYLTVNTEVMTWVMSRVTGYSFAQLLEERLWGALGCEDDAYVVVDSAGMPMAGAGLCTTLRDLARFGELMRCEGVWNGKQLIPASVVHDVQNGDHPAKLPDGYSYRSQWWVTHNELGAVEARGIHGQRLYIAPEAAMVVARFASHPLASAEASDIITMPQMLALGRMLRG; translated from the coding sequence ATGGGCGTGCTTCAATTCGGCGGACAGAGCTATCTTGATGGCCGCGCATCCGATCCTCGAGAGCTCGCGTGGATGCTTGGCGCGCCGGCAGCCGCCGACAAGCGCATCACATTCGAGAGCGACTGCTTCCGCACCTTTCCACAGATTCGCTGGTCGCTGTCCCACATGCGCGAGCTTATGCCCACAGTAAACGTGTGGCGAGGACCAGGTGCACCTTCGCATTTCGCGCGCCATGACAGGACGAACGAGGTCGACGCGTTGGCATTCACGGACGCAAGCGGCCGCCTGCGCGGCTTTGAAGAGGCGCTGTTTGATACTTACACTGATGGCATCTTAGTACTGCATCGCGGACGCGTCGTTTACGAGCGGTACTTCGGGGCGCTCGAGCCGTATCTGCCGCACGCGTGTCACTCAATGACAAAGTCTTACGCGGGTACGCTCGCGGCAGCGTTCCTGCACGAAGGTATTCTCGATGATCGTAAAGCGATCTCGCATTACTTGCCCGAAATGCGGGGAACAGCTTGGGAAGACGCCACGCTTCGTCAGGTAATGGACATGCAGACCGGTCTTGCCCACACTGAGAGCTACGCCGACGAAAAGTCGGACATCTGGGCGTATTCGCGCGCCTGTGGTTTTCGGCCGCGGCTGGCCGGCTATGACGGACCGCAGACAATGTGCGATTACCTGCAGACCGTGCGCAAGGAAGGCACGCACGGCGAAACATTTGATTATCTAACCGTAAACACAGAAGTAATGACTTGGGTAATGTCGCGCGTCACTGGCTATTCGTTCGCGCAGTTGCTTGAGGAGCGCCTGTGGGGGGCGCTCGGTTGCGAAGACGACGCATATGTCGTCGTTGATAGTGCCGGCATGCCAATGGCGGGCGCTGGCTTGTGCACAACCCTGCGCGACCTCGCGCGTTTTGGCGAGTTGATGCGGTGCGAAGGCGTGTGGAATGGCAAACAACTCATCCCAGCGTCTGTCGTGCACGACGTGCAAAATGGCGATCATCCGGCCAAGCTCCCCGACGGCTACTCGTATCGCAGCCAGTGGTGGGTGACGCACAACGAGCTGGGTGCCGTTGAAGCCCGGGGCATCCACGGCCAGCGCCTCTACATCGCGCCGGAGGCGGCAATGGTGGTCGCACGCTTTGCGTCGCATCCTCTCGCGTCGGCCGAAGCCAGCGACATAATCACTATGCCGCAAATGCTAGCTTTAGGCCGGATGCTGCGCGGCTAG
- a CDS encoding capsule synthesis CapA-like protein, which translates to MPDDNSSYQAYRADQYDTRGSTETNVGDGFTLVAVGDLIVSRPLTKGNHPGFDDIVKILGDADATFGNMETLIFDIRSFKGSPQAEYGGAYHISVPELGPDLRSMGFNLMSRANNHSLDWGVEGMSETSRVLDENSIVHAGVGENLSQAGAARFLETTRGRVALVSLATTFMPMSRACDPVGEALGRPGVNALRLTRNITLPSDVLEYVRRVRDVLPGYAAGGSDPSRVVLLGETFKIGDKPSFSYEANPRDVADILRNVRRGKQFSDFCIVTNHGHEPDWSELVSQEPADYEQSFARRMIDAGADAYIGHGPHLLRGIEIYKGRPVFYSLGNFLFDDLRTPVGADMFDAYGKDPRIDTDAEVTVDEQARGYPTPDGFVGPLGTPVCYESVIAVSRFEQNQLAELRLYPIELGFSKRFANRGIPRLVTGPQAKAILERLQNLSNPFGTEITIKNDIGVIRLRKQ; encoded by the coding sequence ATGCCAGACGACAATAGTTCTTATCAAGCCTATCGCGCGGATCAGTACGATACCAGAGGCTCTACGGAAACAAATGTGGGGGACGGCTTCACTTTGGTTGCGGTAGGCGACCTCATCGTGTCGCGGCCGCTGACCAAAGGCAACCATCCCGGCTTTGACGACATCGTCAAGATCCTTGGTGATGCAGATGCCACCTTCGGCAACATGGAAACGCTGATCTTCGATATCCGGTCGTTCAAGGGAAGCCCGCAGGCAGAGTATGGCGGTGCGTATCACATCAGTGTGCCGGAGTTAGGTCCAGATTTGAGGTCAATGGGTTTCAATCTGATGAGCCGCGCAAATAATCATTCACTTGATTGGGGTGTCGAAGGCATGAGCGAAACGAGCCGTGTGCTCGACGAGAACAGCATCGTACATGCCGGTGTTGGGGAGAATCTATCACAAGCGGGTGCCGCTCGTTTTTTGGAGACCACCCGAGGGCGGGTGGCGTTGGTGTCGCTTGCCACAACCTTCATGCCAATGTCTCGAGCGTGCGATCCTGTCGGCGAGGCGCTCGGCCGGCCAGGGGTCAATGCCCTTCGTTTAACGCGAAACATCACTCTTCCGTCGGATGTGCTTGAATACGTGAGGCGGGTACGTGATGTCTTGCCAGGCTATGCGGCCGGTGGAAGTGATCCAAGCCGCGTGGTGCTCCTTGGGGAAACTTTCAAAATCGGCGACAAGCCCAGTTTTAGTTACGAAGCAAACCCGCGCGATGTCGCCGATATCCTAAGAAACGTTCGCAGGGGTAAGCAGTTCTCCGACTTCTGCATTGTTACGAATCATGGCCACGAGCCTGATTGGAGTGAGTTGGTTAGCCAGGAACCTGCGGATTATGAGCAGTCTTTCGCACGAAGAATGATCGATGCCGGAGCAGATGCATATATCGGGCACGGACCGCATCTGCTGCGCGGTATCGAGATCTACAAGGGCCGGCCAGTGTTTTATAGCCTTGGGAACTTCTTGTTTGATGACCTGCGGACGCCCGTGGGAGCGGACATGTTCGACGCCTATGGCAAAGACCCGCGGATCGACACGGATGCCGAGGTGACGGTCGACGAGCAGGCAAGGGGATACCCGACGCCCGACGGCTTTGTTGGCCCGTTAGGGACGCCCGTCTGCTACGAGAGCGTTATCGCGGTCAGTCGGTTTGAGCAGAACCAGCTCGCTGAATTGCGGCTCTATCCGATTGAACTTGGCTTCTCCAAGAGGTTTGCCAATCGCGGTATCCCGCGGTTGGTAACCGGGCCGCAGGCAAAGGCCATTCTGGAGCGTCTACAGAACCTCTCGAACCCGTTTGGGACCGAGATAACCATCAAGAACGATATCGGTGTCATAAGGCTGAGGAAGCAATGA
- a CDS encoding amidohydrolase → MQNDRLSLGEIARRVDAKASDYCALSDRIWATPELAFQEYRSVAEQSAILEREGFRITENVGGVPTAFMAEYGQGGPIIGILGEYDALPELSQVSGALRQEAATQGANGHGCGHNLLGAGSALAAAALKEAVAGEGIAGTVRYYGCPAEENGGGKTYMARAGIFDDLDVALCWHPHVINEVYAASSLAEVQAYFRFHGRATHAAASPHMGRSALDAVELMNVGVNYMREHMPSDARVHYAVTNSGGDAPNTVQAYAESLYSIRSPLLPDAQRLFARVRKTAEGAALMTETSVVVQIAGGSSNIIPNKVLQEVMHENMCRIGPPAFDEADYAFAKKLREAALTEESILASIAPRQPSLGSKILHDGVLALSGREDVEMGTTDVGDVSWIVPTAQCYTACFAIGTDFHTWQLVTQGNLPAAHKGLVLAAKTIASTAADCLRNPAIIARAKAELQQRIGSHSYVCPVPPDVMPDDLRKKPA, encoded by the coding sequence ATGCAAAACGATCGCCTCAGCCTTGGAGAAATCGCCCGTCGGGTGGATGCCAAGGCCTCCGATTACTGCGCTCTCAGTGACCGTATTTGGGCTACGCCGGAGCTGGCTTTCCAGGAGTATCGTTCAGTTGCTGAGCAGTCTGCCATTTTGGAGCGGGAAGGATTCCGCATAACGGAGAACGTCGGCGGTGTTCCCACTGCCTTTATGGCCGAGTACGGGCAGGGTGGGCCGATCATCGGAATTCTCGGAGAGTACGACGCATTGCCGGAACTATCGCAAGTCTCGGGTGCGCTCCGACAAGAGGCTGCCACTCAAGGCGCGAACGGTCACGGTTGTGGTCATAATCTTCTTGGGGCCGGCTCGGCTCTGGCCGCTGCAGCATTAAAGGAAGCAGTTGCGGGCGAAGGGATCGCTGGGACGGTTCGCTATTACGGCTGCCCGGCGGAGGAGAATGGTGGTGGCAAGACCTACATGGCTCGCGCCGGCATCTTCGATGATCTTGATGTCGCTCTTTGTTGGCATCCGCACGTCATCAATGAGGTGTACGCTGCTTCCAGCCTCGCTGAAGTCCAAGCTTACTTTCGCTTTCATGGGCGGGCGACGCATGCTGCGGCTTCGCCTCATATGGGCCGGAGCGCACTCGACGCGGTAGAACTGATGAACGTGGGCGTGAACTACATGCGAGAGCACATGCCCTCAGATGCACGTGTGCACTATGCGGTCACCAATTCCGGTGGAGATGCGCCAAATACGGTGCAGGCTTATGCAGAATCGCTTTATTCGATTCGTTCCCCTCTCCTGCCGGATGCTCAACGACTCTTCGCTCGGGTTAGAAAGACCGCTGAAGGTGCGGCCTTGATGACCGAAACCTCTGTTGTGGTTCAGATTGCAGGCGGCAGCTCAAACATCATTCCCAACAAAGTGCTGCAGGAAGTAATGCACGAAAACATGTGCCGCATCGGTCCTCCTGCCTTCGACGAAGCTGACTACGCCTTCGCCAAGAAGCTCCGCGAGGCGGCGCTGACGGAGGAAAGCATCTTGGCAAGTATTGCACCTCGTCAACCCTCGCTCGGTTCGAAGATCCTCCACGATGGGGTGCTTGCGCTGTCGGGGCGGGAAGACGTGGAAATGGGCACAACGGATGTGGGAGATGTAAGTTGGATTGTGCCGACGGCGCAATGTTATACAGCCTGCTTTGCCATCGGTACAGACTTTCACACCTGGCAGTTGGTGACGCAGGGCAACCTACCAGCGGCTCACAAGGGTTTGGTACTGGCGGCAAAAACAATAGCCTCCACCGCCGCCGATTGCCTGCGCAATCCCGCAATTATTGCTCGCGCCAAAGCAGAACTACAGCAACGCATTGGCAGTCATTCGTATGTCTGCCCAGTTCCACCGGATGTAATGCCCGACGATCTACGCAAGAAGCCGGCATAG
- a CDS encoding transposase IS4 has protein sequence MPPSGPSRDKNDLFRERLDAILNMRHPLVRLSGLMPWARFDEAFDRFYRPVGRPAKPTRLMVALHYLKHVYDVSDEEVVERWVENAYWQYFSGFEFFQHEAPIDASTMTRWRKRIGPEGLEEMLKASVEAALDSGTARPNSLERITVDTTVQPKAIAHPTDSRLYLKAIQILARQAKRYGIELRQSHARLAKAAAVRAGRYAHARQFRRKRRELKRLRTYLGRVLRDVGRKIAGNGELEGKRCAKAPFPKSS, from the coding sequence ATGCCTCCATCTGGTCCGTCACGTGACAAGAATGATCTTTTCCGCGAGCGCCTGGATGCGATCCTCAACATGAGGCACCCGCTGGTGCGGCTGTCGGGGTTGATGCCGTGGGCCCGGTTTGATGAGGCGTTCGACCGCTTCTACCGCCCTGTCGGCAGGCCGGCCAAGCCGACGCGATTGATGGTGGCGCTGCATTACCTCAAGCACGTCTACGATGTGTCGGACGAAGAGGTGGTGGAGCGGTGGGTGGAGAATGCGTACTGGCAGTATTTTAGCGGCTTCGAGTTTTTCCAGCATGAGGCGCCGATCGACGCCAGCACGATGACACGTTGGCGCAAGCGGATCGGACCAGAGGGCCTGGAAGAAATGCTGAAGGCGAGCGTCGAGGCGGCGCTCGACAGCGGGACCGCCAGGCCGAATTCGCTGGAGCGGATCACCGTCGACACGACGGTGCAGCCGAAAGCGATCGCTCATCCGACCGACAGCCGGCTTTACCTGAAGGCGATCCAGATCCTGGCGCGCCAGGCGAAGCGGTATGGCATCGAGCTCAGGCAGAGCCACGCTCGGCTGGCCAAGGCCGCGGCGGTACGCGCCGGCCGCTATGCCCACGCCCGGCAGTTCCGGCGGAAGCGGCGCGAACTGAAGCGCCTTCGCACCTATCTCGGTCGGGTATTACGCGACGTCGGCCGCAAGATCGCCGGCAACGGTGAACTCGAGGGTAAGCGTTGCGCCAAGGCACCTTTCCCGAAATCGTCTTGA